The following coding sequences are from one Anolis sagrei isolate rAnoSag1 chromosome 6, rAnoSag1.mat, whole genome shotgun sequence window:
- the LOC132777981 gene encoding sulfotransferase 1C2-like, with product MSLESELESLALRCTRQKPVEVEGVPLFTGIAANWDSIWHFKARPDDLIICTYPKAGTTWTQEIVDMIKQGGDPEKCARAPIYKRMPFIEYCPPIPSSSSSFEIAKTMPSPRLLKTHLPVQLLPPSFWQQNCKIIYVARNIKDCAVSYFHFHLMHQFFPEPGTWDQFLEDFIAGNLNWGSWFDHVRGWWLAKNHHPILYLFYEDMKENPTQEICKIAQFLDLELSEPVINRIVQHTVFENMKANPHANYTTIPSQIMDQTVSPFMRKGTVGDWKEHFTVAQSERLDDICARELEGSGLTFRTQL from the exons ATGAGTCTCGAATCCGAACTGGAAAGTTTGGCTCTCAGATGCACGAGGCAGAAGCCTGTGGAAGTTGAAGGCGTCCCTTTGTTCACTGGAATTGCAGCAAACTGGGATTCCATATGGCACTTTAAAGCCCGGCCAGATGACCTTATCATTTGCACTTATCCCAAAGCAG ggaccacttggacgcAAGAAATTGTGGACATGATCAAGCAAGGTGGAGACCCAGAAAAATGTGCACGGGCCCCCATCTACAAACGGATGCCCTTCATAGAATACTGCCCTCCCATACCCAGTTCATCCTCAA GCTTTGAAATAGCGAAAACAATGCCTTCTCCACGTTTGCTCAAAACCCATCTCCCTGTCCAGCTCCTGCCGCCTTCGTTCTGGCAACAAAACTGCAAA ATCATTTATGTGGCCAGAAACATCAAGGATTGTGCGGTCTCCTATTTTCACTTTCACCTCATGCATCAATTTTTCCCAGAACCTGGaacctgggatcagttcctggaaGATTTCATTGCTGGGAACT TGAATTGGGGCAGTTGGTTTGACCATGTTCGTGGTTGGTGGCTGGCTAAGAATCATCACCCAATTCTGTATCTCTTTTACGAAGATATGAAAGAG AATCCCACCCAAGAAATCTGCAAAATTGCCCAGTTCCTAGATCTGGAGCTCTCAGAACCGGTGATAAATCGGATTGTGCAGCACACGGTCTTTGAAAACATGAAAGCAAATCCACATGCTAATTATACCACTATACCTTCTCAAATTATGGACCAGACTGTCTCCCCCTTCATGAGAAAAG GCACTGTAGGAGACTGGAAGGAACATTTCACTGTGGCTCAAAGTGAACGGCTGGATGACATCTGTGCTCGGGAACTTGAAGGCAGTGGCTTGACTTTTCGGACACAGCTGTAA
- the LOC132777984 gene encoding uncharacterized protein isoform X1, translating to MPGGRGGKAREAANPALGGGGESVTERVLREAHALYVHPGHGLVTIGARLGLTLLPPRRKVTVMVMGNHSAGKSSFINWYVEEHIQRTGVAIETQGFTFITSGRKRESLTGNATLHLYPHFQALQSFKGVPEYLSTEICTSKQKQFPLVTFLDTPGLVDGDMKYPFDVEAALIWFGQLCDLILVFFDPMGQALCKRTLNIVEHLNEGHGDKLHFYLSKADEAGAEGDRQRVLMQIVQELCKRPGLNKCGFDMPTIYIPSPSKPSRCVNQIEEICRSIDKTISQTVQHTLNALERDCHLINEATLRLLEEDNETRSSNFRSRFRGILLGIAGCLLPIFLLVTLLFGTSVSRQLWTLVLGEEQSQALELYVRPVATVWSFVPEEQTLTVFFGLFFLSIFFLLLASYTFRTKPTLSKKQKRQLADRQDYVLDVVLEKKKQLYEEYLRLSIGEQDLS from the exons ATGCCCGGGGGAAGGGGCGGCAAGGCCCGCGAGGCCGCCAACCCGGCGCTCGGGGGAGGGGGCGAGTCGGTCACGGAGCGGGTCCTGCGCGAGGCCCACGCGCTCTATGTGCATCCGGGTCACG GTCTGGTGACTATCGGGGCACGGCTGGGACTGACCCTGCTCCCACCACGCCGCAAAGTGACTGTCATGGTCATGGGCAACCACAGCGCTGGCAAGAGCAGCTTCATTAATTG GTATGTGGAAGAGCACATTCAACGAACTGGTGTCGCTATTGAGACTCAGGGATTCACCTTCATCACCAGTGGAAGAAAGCGAGAATCTCTCACG GGCAATGCTACGCTCCATCTGTACCCCCATTTCCAGGCTttgcagagttttaaag GGGTGCCAGAGTACCTCAGCACTGAAATCTGCACCTCCAAACAGAAGCAATTCCCCCTGGTCACCTTCCTTGACACTCCAGGCTTGGTAGATGGTGACATGAAATACCCATTTGATGTAGAAGCAGCACTTATATGGTTTG GCCAGCTCTGCGACCTCATTCTGGTCTTCTTTGACCCTATGGGGCAGGCCCTTTGCAAACGCACCCTCAACATTGTGGAGCACCTCAATGAAGGCCACGGTGACAAGCTGCATTTCTACCTCAGCAAAGCCGATGAGGCTGGTGCAGAGGGAGACAGACAG CGGGTGTTGATGCAAATTGTCCAGGAGCTTTGTAAGCGCCCGGGCCTGAATAAATGTGGTTTTGACATGCCCACAATCTACATCCCCAGTCCCAGTAAG CCAAGCCGGTGCGTTAATCAGATTGAGGAAATTTGCCGATCTATTGATAAGACAATCAGCCAAACAGTGCAGCACACACTCAATGCCCTGGAGCGGGATTGCCATCTCATCAATGAGGCTACACTGCGTCTGCTAGAGGAGGACAA TGAAACCAGAAGCAGCAACTTCCGTTCCCGCTTCCGGGGGATACTCCTGGGGATTGCTGGGTGCCTCCTGCCCATCTTTCTCCTTGTAACCTTGCTTTTTGGCACCTCCGTTTCCCGCCAGTTGTGGACTCTCGTCTTGGGAGAGGAGCAAAGCCAAGCATTGGAGCTGTATGTG CGTCCAGTTGCCACAGTCTGGAGTTTTGTCCCCGAAGAGCAGACCTTAACAGTGTTCTTTGGCCTTTTTTTCCTCTCCATTTTCTTCTTGCTCTTGGCCAGTTATACTTtcag GACGAAGCCCACACTGTCAAAAAAGCAGAAGCGGCAGCTAGCCGATCGGCAAGATTACGTGTTGGACGTGGTGCTGGAAAAAAAG AAACAACTCTATGAGGAATATCTTCGCTTAAGTATTGGCGAGCAGGACCTGAGCTGA
- the LOC132777984 gene encoding uncharacterized protein isoform X2, with the protein MERELHGMVRRQEKPLADLVRHTFKTILYYSLVTIGARLGLTLLPPRRKVTVMVMGNHSAGKSSFINWYVEEHIQRTGVAIETQGFTFITSGRKRESLTGNATLHLYPHFQALQSFKGVPEYLSTEICTSKQKQFPLVTFLDTPGLVDGDMKYPFDVEAALIWFGQLCDLILVFFDPMGQALCKRTLNIVEHLNEGHGDKLHFYLSKADEAGAEGDRQRVLMQIVQELCKRPGLNKCGFDMPTIYIPSPSKPSRCVNQIEEICRSIDKTISQTVQHTLNALERDCHLINEATLRLLEEDNETRSSNFRSRFRGILLGIAGCLLPIFLLVTLLFGTSVSRQLWTLVLGEEQSQALELYVRPVATVWSFVPEEQTLTVFFGLFFLSIFFLLLASYTFRTKPTLSKKQKRQLADRQDYVLDVVLEKKKQLYEEYLRLSIGEQDLS; encoded by the exons atgGAAAGGGAGTTACATGGGATGGTCAGGAGGCAGGAGAAGCCTTTAGCAGACCTTGTGAGGCACACATTcaaaacaatattatattata GTCTGGTGACTATCGGGGCACGGCTGGGACTGACCCTGCTCCCACCACGCCGCAAAGTGACTGTCATGGTCATGGGCAACCACAGCGCTGGCAAGAGCAGCTTCATTAATTG GTATGTGGAAGAGCACATTCAACGAACTGGTGTCGCTATTGAGACTCAGGGATTCACCTTCATCACCAGTGGAAGAAAGCGAGAATCTCTCACG GGCAATGCTACGCTCCATCTGTACCCCCATTTCCAGGCTttgcagagttttaaag GGGTGCCAGAGTACCTCAGCACTGAAATCTGCACCTCCAAACAGAAGCAATTCCCCCTGGTCACCTTCCTTGACACTCCAGGCTTGGTAGATGGTGACATGAAATACCCATTTGATGTAGAAGCAGCACTTATATGGTTTG GCCAGCTCTGCGACCTCATTCTGGTCTTCTTTGACCCTATGGGGCAGGCCCTTTGCAAACGCACCCTCAACATTGTGGAGCACCTCAATGAAGGCCACGGTGACAAGCTGCATTTCTACCTCAGCAAAGCCGATGAGGCTGGTGCAGAGGGAGACAGACAG CGGGTGTTGATGCAAATTGTCCAGGAGCTTTGTAAGCGCCCGGGCCTGAATAAATGTGGTTTTGACATGCCCACAATCTACATCCCCAGTCCCAGTAAG CCAAGCCGGTGCGTTAATCAGATTGAGGAAATTTGCCGATCTATTGATAAGACAATCAGCCAAACAGTGCAGCACACACTCAATGCCCTGGAGCGGGATTGCCATCTCATCAATGAGGCTACACTGCGTCTGCTAGAGGAGGACAA TGAAACCAGAAGCAGCAACTTCCGTTCCCGCTTCCGGGGGATACTCCTGGGGATTGCTGGGTGCCTCCTGCCCATCTTTCTCCTTGTAACCTTGCTTTTTGGCACCTCCGTTTCCCGCCAGTTGTGGACTCTCGTCTTGGGAGAGGAGCAAAGCCAAGCATTGGAGCTGTATGTG CGTCCAGTTGCCACAGTCTGGAGTTTTGTCCCCGAAGAGCAGACCTTAACAGTGTTCTTTGGCCTTTTTTTCCTCTCCATTTTCTTCTTGCTCTTGGCCAGTTATACTTtcag GACGAAGCCCACACTGTCAAAAAAGCAGAAGCGGCAGCTAGCCGATCGGCAAGATTACGTGTTGGACGTGGTGCTGGAAAAAAAG AAACAACTCTATGAGGAATATCTTCGCTTAAGTATTGGCGAGCAGGACCTGAGCTGA